The following are encoded together in the Lathyrus oleraceus cultivar Zhongwan6 chromosome 3, CAAS_Psat_ZW6_1.0, whole genome shotgun sequence genome:
- the LOC127132713 gene encoding uncharacterized protein LOC127132713 — MLHQTSTRLLNGFFHHQHHFSFTKPISRFPFSLPKVLSMATSHSNQHNFTNRLASEQSPYLLQHAHNPVDWYPWGDEAFAEARRRDAPIFLSIGYSTCHWCHVMEVESFEDERIAKLLNDGFVSIKVDREERPDVDKVYMTYVQALYGGGGWPLTVFLSPDLKPLMGGTYFPPDDKYGRPGFKTILRKVKEAWESKRDMLVKSGTFAIEQLSEALSTSSDSGKLPDGVSDEALRLCSEQLSENYDSEFGGFGSAPKFPRPVEINLMFYNSKKLEDTGKLDRSKESQKMVFFTLQCMAKGGVHDHVGGGFHRYSVDECWHVPHFEKMLYDQGQLANVYLDAFSITKDTFYSSISRDILDYLRRDMIGPEGQIFSAEDADSAETEGATLKKEGSFYIWTSEEVEDLLGEHAALFEEHYYIKQMGNCDLSEMSDPHHEFKGKNVLIERKDPSEIASKYGLSVETYQEILGECRRKLFEVRLRRPKPHLDDKVIVSWNGLAISSFARASKILKGEAEGIKFNFPVVGTEPKEYLRIADKAASFIRNQLYIAETRRLQHSFRNTPSKAPGFLDDYAFLISGLLDLYEFGGGINWLLWAIELQETQDSLFLDRDGGGYFNNTGEDSSVLLRVKEDHDGAEPSGNSVSAINLIRLASMVSGSKADYYKRNAEHLLAVFEKRLKDMAMAVPLMCCATDMLRLPSRKQVVVVGERTSEEFENMLAAAHTLYDPNRTVIHIDPNSKEDMEFWEVNNSNIALMAKNNCAVGKVVALVCQNFTCSAPVTDHSSLEALLSQKFPS, encoded by the exons ATGCTTCATCAAACTTCCACCCGTCTTCTCAACGGCTTTTTCCATCACCAACACCACTTCTCCTTCACCAAACCAATCTCTCGATTCCCTTTCTCACTCCCCAAGGTTCTATCCATGGCAACATCTCATTCCAACCAACACAACTTCACCAATCGTCTTGCTTCCGAACAAAGCCCTTATCTTCTTCAGCACGCTCATAACCCT GTTGATTGGTATCCATGGGGAGATGAAGCTTTCGCTGAAGCACGACGTCGAGATGCACCTATCTTCTTATCAA TTGGGTACAGCACTTGTCATTG GTGTCATGTTATGGAGGTTGAGTCTTTTGAGGATGAGAGGATTGCGAAATTGTTGAATGATGGGTTTGTTAGCATTAAG GTGGACCGTGAGGAGCGGCCGGATGTTGATAAG GTATACATGACGTATGTGCAGGCTTTGTATGGTGGAGGAGGTTGGCCCCTGACTGTGTTTCTTTCACCTGACTTGAAACCTTTAATGGGTGGAACTTACTTCCCCCCTGATGATAAATATGGTCGACCTGGTTTTAAGACTATACTCAG AAAGGTAAAAGAGGCTTGGGAAAGTAAGAGGGATATGCTAGTTAAGAGTGGAACATTTGCAATTGAACAGCTTTCGGAGGCATTGTCTACTAGTTCAGATTCTGGTAAATTGCCTGATGGTGTTTCTGACGAGGCATTACGTCTATGCTCAGAGCAA CTCTCTGAGAACTATGATTCAGAATTCGGCGGTTTTGGATCTGCCCCAAAATTTCCAAGACCGGTTGAGATCAACTTGATGTTTTACAACTCGAAAAAGTTGGAGGATACCGGAAAATTAGATAGATCTAAGGAAAGTCAGAAAATGGTTTTCTTTACATTACAATGCATGGCAAAAGGAGGCGTCCACGATCATGTTGGAGGGGGGTTTCACAGATATAGCGTGGATGAATGCTGGCATG TTCCACATTTTGAGAAGATGCTTTATGATCAGGGGCAGCTTGCTAATGTTTATTTAGATGCTTTTTCTATCACAAAAGATACCTTCTATTCATCTATATCACGGGATATCCTGGACTATTTGAGGAGAGACATGATTGGTCCAGAAGGTCAAATATTTTCAGCAGAGGATGCTGACAGTGCAGAGACTGAAGGGGCTACACTTAAAAAGGAAGGATCCTTTTACATATGGACCAGCGAAGAG GTTGAAGACTTACTTGGAGAGCATGCTGCTCTTTTTGAGGAGCACTATTACATAAAACAGATGGGTAACTGTGACCTATCTGAAATGAGTGATCCTCACCATGAATTCAAGGGAAAGAATGTCCTGATTGAGAGGAAGGATCCTTCAGAAATTGCATCAAAATATGGTCTGTCGGTTGAGACATATCAAGAAATTCTTGGAGAATGCAGGCGTAAGTTGTTTGAAGTACGGTTGAGGCGCCCAAAGCCACATTTGGATGATAAG GTTATTGTATCTTGGAATGGACTGGCAATCTCATCTTTTGCTAGGGCTTCTAAGATTCTAAAGGGTGAAGCTGAAGGGATCAAATTCAACTTTCCTGTTGTTGGCACTGAA CCAAAGGAGTACTTGAGAATAGCAGATAAAGCAGCATCCTTCATTAGGAATCAACTTTATATTGCAGAGACTCGCAGACTACAACACAGTTTCAGAAACACTCCATCTAAAGCTCCTGGTTTCTTGGATGATTATGCTTTTTTGATTTCTGGATTGCTGGATCTCTACGAATTCGGGGGTGGAATCAACTGGCTCTTATGGGCCATTGAATTACAGGAAACCCAG GATTCTTTGTTTCTAGATAGGGATGGAGGCGGATATTTCAATAATACAGGAGAAGATTCTTCAGTTCTTCTCCGTGTGAAGGAAGACCATGACGGGGCAGAACCGTCGGGGAACTCTGTCTCTGCAATAAATCTTATAAGGTTGGCTTCCATGGTTTCTGGAAGTAAGGCAGATTACTATAAGCGAAATGCAGAACATCTATTG GCAGTTTTTGAGAAAAGATTGAAAGATATGGCCATGGCAGTGCCTTTAATGTGTTGTGCAACAGACATGCTGCGCTTGCCTTCCCGGAAGCAAGTGGTGGTGGTGGGCGAAAGGACTTCCGAGGAATTTGAAAACATGCTTGCCGCAGCTCACACATTATATGATCCCAACAGAACA GTTATTCATATAGATCCCAACAGCAAAGAAGATATGGAATTTTGGGAAGTAAATAACAGCAATATTGCTCTAATGGCCAAGAATAACTGTGCAGTTGGCAAGGTTGTAGCTCTTGTATGCCAAAACTTCACTTGTAGTGCCCCTGTGACTGATCATTCATCACTTGAAGCTTTGCTCTCCCAAAAATTCCCCTCTTAA